One region of Manis pentadactyla isolate mManPen7 chromosome 9, mManPen7.hap1, whole genome shotgun sequence genomic DNA includes:
- the LOC118912075 gene encoding olfactory receptor 52D1-like: protein MTLKMSAQNRTSLNPTIFLLLGIPGLETAHVWISIPFFLVYLLALMGNFVLIFIIKMDSSLHEPMYLFLCMLSVNDLMLSTTALPKILSLFWFNDREISFKTCLTQLFFIHSLSTMESGFLLAMAFDRYVAICNPLRHSTILTHGVIMALSLAIVLRGIILLFPHPFLLMRLPYCKTNVIAHTYCEFMALIKLACANTRIHRLYGLILAFLTGGLDFILIICSYILIFHAVFHLPSKKAKLKTLSTCGSHVWVMLVLYIPAFFSFITHRFGHNIAPHIHIFIANVYLLIPPMMNPIIYGVKTKNIWERFLKVFTNTYV from the coding sequence ATGACTCTGAAAATGTCAGCTCAGAATAGAACCAGTTTGAACCCAACTATTTTCCTCCTCCTTGGAATCCCAGGGTTGGAAACTGCTCATGTCTGGATCTCCATCCCTTTTTTCCTGGTATACCTACTGGCTCTGATGGGGAATTTTGTACTTATATTCATTATCAAGATGGACTCCAGTCTTCATGAACCCATGTATCTCTTCCTCTGCATGCTCTCTGTGAATGACTTGATGCTTAGCACCACTGCCCTGCCTAAGATCCTGAGCCTCTTCTGGTTCAATGACAGAGAAATCAGCTTTAAAACTTGCCTTACCCAGCTATTCTTTATCCACTCTCTGTCCACCATGGAGTCAGGATTCCTGTTGGCCATGGCCTTTGACcggtatgtggccatctgcaacccTCTGAGGCACTCCACCATCCTCACACATGGAGTGATCATGGCTTTGAGTTTGGCCATTGTCCTACGTGGAATTATCCTGCTGTTTCCTCATCCTTTCTTACTGATGAGACTTCCCTACTGTAAGACCAATGTCATTGCCCACACCTACTGTGAATTTATGGCCCTGATCAAACTGGCATGTGCCAATACCAGGATCCATAGATTATATGGCTTAATTCTTGCCTTCCTTACTGGTGGGCTGGACTTCATATTGATAATCTGCTCttatattctcatttttcatGCTGTATTTCATCTCCCATCAAAGAAGGCTAAACTCAAGACCTTGAGCACATGTGGCTCCCATGTTTGGGTCATGTTAGTGTTGTACATACCCGCCTTTTTCTCCTTTATCACCCACAGATTTGGTCATAACATAGCTCCACACATCCACATCTTTATAGCTAATGTTTATCTTCTTATCCCTCCTATGATGAATCCTATCATCTATGGTGTCAAAACCAAAAATATCTGGGAGAGGTTTCTTAAAGTCTTCACAAATACATATGTCTGA